A single region of the Plantactinospora soyae genome encodes:
- the dapE gene encoding succinyl-diaminopimelate desuccinylase, producing MENPLTPEVLADPVALTRALVDIESVSLDEKEIADCVEEVLRAVPHLTVARHGNTVMARTELGRAQRVVLAGHLDTVPLNNNFPSTVQGDLIFGCGTSDMKSGVAYALHLAVSVPNPRYDVTYFFYEAEEIESRYNGLTLVAAVHPEWLSADFAVLLEPTHGVVEAGCQGTMRAIVTATGRRAHSARSWNGRNAIHGIGPAIERLAGYQARMVTIDGCVYREGMNAVRINGGVAGNVVPDLCEMEVNYRFAPDRTAEEAEAHVREVFDGFEVRVTDSAPGALPGLTAAPAQEFLAAVGEAPVGKLGWTDVARFAALGIPALNFGPGDPNFAHHPEEHVEIGKIRDGAATLHRWLASH from the coding sequence ATGGAGAACCCGCTCACCCCCGAGGTGTTGGCTGATCCGGTCGCGTTGACCCGCGCCCTGGTCGACATCGAATCCGTCTCGCTCGACGAGAAGGAGATCGCGGACTGCGTCGAGGAGGTGCTGCGGGCCGTTCCACACCTGACGGTCGCGCGGCACGGCAACACGGTGATGGCCCGTACGGAGTTGGGCCGGGCCCAGCGGGTGGTGCTGGCGGGACATCTGGACACCGTGCCCTTGAACAACAACTTCCCCTCGACGGTGCAGGGTGACCTGATCTTCGGCTGCGGCACCTCCGACATGAAGTCCGGGGTGGCGTACGCCCTGCATCTCGCGGTGAGCGTGCCGAACCCCCGGTACGACGTGACGTACTTCTTCTACGAGGCCGAGGAGATCGAGTCCCGCTACAACGGGCTGACCCTGGTCGCGGCGGTTCATCCGGAGTGGCTGTCGGCGGACTTCGCGGTGCTGTTGGAGCCGACCCACGGGGTGGTCGAGGCGGGCTGCCAGGGCACCATGCGGGCGATCGTGACCGCGACCGGCCGGCGGGCGCACTCGGCCCGGTCCTGGAACGGCCGCAACGCCATCCACGGGATCGGCCCCGCGATCGAGCGGCTGGCCGGCTACCAGGCCCGGATGGTCACCATCGACGGCTGTGTGTACCGCGAGGGGATGAACGCGGTCCGGATCAACGGTGGGGTCGCCGGCAACGTGGTACCGGACCTCTGCGAGATGGAGGTCAACTACCGGTTCGCGCCGGACCGGACGGCCGAGGAGGCGGAGGCGCACGTACGCGAGGTGTTCGACGGCTTCGAGGTGCGGGTCACCGACTCGGCACCGGGAGCCCTGCCCGGGCTGACCGCCGCACCGGCCCAGGAGTTCCTGGCGGCCGTCGGCGAGGCGCCGGTGGGCAAGCTGGGCTGGACCGACGTCGCACGGTTCGCCGCGCTCGGCATCCCCGCCCTGAACTTCGGCCCGGGCGACCCGAACTTCGCGCACCATCCCGAGGAGCACGTGGAGATCGGCAAGATCCGCGACGGCGCGGCCACCCTGCACCGCTGGCTCGCGTCCCACTGA
- a CDS encoding LOG family protein — MNHSEERNGARGPGPERHRGAVTLRRESIPLSTADQRLLDSRSRGDWKTKDAWRALRILSEFVEGFDTLADLPPAVSVFGSARSKPDSPECELAEELGAALAAAGYAVITGGGPGVMEAANRGATEAGGLSVGLGIELPFEQGINDWVDMAIDFRYFFARKTMFVKYAQAFVVLPGGFGTLDELFEALTLVQTGKVTRFPVVLMGTAYWQGLLDWLRNTLAADGKIGLADLELIIVTDDVNAAVRHIVDADAALAAERGAVQDAATAQAEAAQQSASSSRTSR; from the coding sequence ATGAACCACAGCGAGGAGCGGAACGGCGCCCGGGGTCCGGGGCCGGAGCGGCACCGTGGCGCGGTCACCCTGCGCCGCGAGTCCATCCCATTGAGTACGGCGGACCAGCGGCTGCTCGACTCCCGGAGCCGGGGCGACTGGAAGACCAAGGACGCCTGGCGGGCCCTGCGGATCCTGTCGGAGTTCGTCGAGGGCTTCGACACTCTCGCCGATCTTCCGCCCGCGGTCAGTGTCTTCGGTTCCGCCCGGAGCAAGCCGGACAGCCCGGAGTGCGAGCTGGCCGAGGAACTGGGCGCCGCGCTCGCCGCGGCCGGGTACGCGGTGATCACCGGTGGTGGTCCCGGCGTGATGGAGGCCGCCAACCGGGGTGCCACCGAGGCCGGTGGCCTGTCGGTGGGGCTCGGCATCGAGCTGCCGTTCGAGCAGGGCATCAACGACTGGGTCGACATGGCGATCGACTTCCGCTACTTCTTCGCCCGCAAGACGATGTTCGTCAAGTACGCCCAGGCGTTCGTGGTGCTGCCGGGCGGGTTCGGCACCCTGGACGAGCTGTTCGAGGCGTTGACTCTGGTGCAGACCGGCAAGGTGACCCGGTTCCCGGTCGTGCTGATGGGCACGGCGTACTGGCAGGGGCTGCTCGACTGGCTGCGGAACACCCTTGCCGCCGACGGCAAGATCGGGCTGGCCGACCTGGAGTTGATCATCGTCACCGACGACGTCAACGCCGCCGTCCGGCACATCGTGGACGCCGACGCGGCGCTGGCGGCCGAGCGGGGGGCGGTTCAGGACGCCGCGACCGCCCAGGCCGAGGCCGCCCAGCAGTCCGCGTCGAGCAGCCGTACGTCCCGCTGA